The following are encoded in a window of Scophthalmus maximus strain ysfricsl-2021 chromosome 6, ASM2237912v1, whole genome shotgun sequence genomic DNA:
- the LOC118309321 gene encoding aminoacylase-1A: protein MLPDKDGPGAGGGRSSAGGEDPSVSLFRDYLRLRTVHPQPDYDAALRFLDRIAEELELPMKKIEVCPGRVVSIMTWEGTNPTLKSILLNSHTDVVPVFQEHWKYDAFSAFRDAEGNIYARGSQDMKCVTIQYIQAVRRLKAEGRKPMRTVHLMFVPDEEVGGNKGMETFVKHPEFKKLNIGFALDEGLANPGEAFTVFYGERNPWWITVHCPGSPGHGSRFVENTAAEKMRQVINSFLDFREKEKHRLNTSECFTLGDVTTVNMTMVKGGVAYNVIPAEMDVSFDLRIPPTVNLQEFEGQIKQWCKEAGEDVTYKFAQKHMNQNITSTEENDPWWSSFSAACKTLNMTLEKEIFPAATDSRFIRAVGIPAIGFSPMNRTPILLHDHNEYLNEQVFLKGISVYERLIPALASVPAFPDEA, encoded by the exons ATGCTGCCTGACAAAGACGGTCCAGGTGCGGGAGGTGGGCGGAGCTCCGCCGGGGGAGAGGACCCCTCGGTGAGTCTGTTCAGAGACTACCTCCGCCTCAGGACCGTTCACCCGCAGCCCGACTATG ATGCAGCTCTTCGCTTCCTGGACAGAATcgcagaggagctggagctACCCATGAAAAAGATTGAG GTTTGTCCAGGCAGAGTTGTGTCGATCATGACATGGGAAGGGACCAACCCGACTTTGAAGTCCATCTTACTGAATTCCCACACGGATGTCGTGCCTGTTTTCCAG GAACATTGGAAATACGATGCTTTCAGTGCTTTCAGAGATGCAGAGGGCAACATTTATGCCCGGGGATCACAGGACATGAAATGTGTAACTATACA GTACATCCAGGCCGTCAGAAGACTGAAGGCAGAGGGGCGGAAACCGATGCGAACAGTCCACTTAATGTTTGTTCCTG aCGAAGAGGTTGGAGGCAACAAGGGAATGGAAACATTCGTAAAGCATCCAGAgttcaaaaaattaaacattggCTTTGCCCTCGATGAAG GTCTGGCTAATCCTGGAGAGGCGTTCACTGTGTTTTATGGAGAAAGGAACCCCTGGT GGATCACAGTCCACTGCCCAGGTAGTCCAGGCCATGGGTCCAGGTTTGTGGAGAACACTGCTGCTGAAAAGATG CGCCAAGTCATAAACTCATTCCTGGACTttagagagaaggagaaacacaG GCTAAATACCAGTGAATGTTTCACGCTCGGTGATGTCACCACGGTGAATATGACCATGGTCAAGGGTGGCGTAGCCTACAACGTCATCCCAGCTGAGATGGACGTCAGCTTTGACCTGAGAATACCACCCACAGTAAATCTACAG GAGTTTGAAGGACAGATCAAACAGTGGTGCaaggaggcaggagaagatGTCACTTACAAATTTGCTCAG AAACATATGAACCAGAATATCACATCCACAGAGGAGAATGATCCTTGGTGGAGCTCCTTCAGTGCAGCCTGCAAGACATT GAATATGACTCTGGAAAAAGAGATATTTCCAGCTGCCACAGATAGCCGTTTTATCCGAGCG GTGGGTATCCCTGCCATCGGCTTTTCCCCAATGAACCGGACTCCAATCCTGTTGCACGATCACAACGAGTATCTGAATGAGCAAGTCTTCCTGAAAGGCATCAGCGTATACGAGAGGCTCATCCCAGCTCTTGCCAGCGTTCCTGCCTTTCCTGATGAGGCCTAG
- the abhd14a gene encoding protein ABHD14A → MNFLRNRLVVLGLVLLATLLLYLLLPSIRQGSMEPSLDAQRMGLMSTPPPPLPTINVSVRTGQLPGDPPLFFREALPVDGAGRQILPRLQVVLLHGQAFTSKTWEELGTMALLATHGYQALAMDLPGYGKSPDSEALKTDQNRVDLLSRFMESLGVRAAVLLSPSKSGLYSIPFFMKNNAQLHGFIPIAPVGTRSYTPQQYQSIQTPTLIVFGALDTNLGAQSHKNLIQLPNHFVLKLEGARHACYMDKPGEFHQGLIDFLSKLK, encoded by the exons ATGAACTTCTTGCGTAATCGTCTTGTTGTCCTGGGCCTGGTGCTGTTGGCCACGCTACTGctgtacctgctgctgccgtccaTTCGCCAGGGCAGCATGGAGCCGTCTCTTGACGCTCAAAGGATGGGGCTGAtgtccacccctcctcctcctcttcccaccaTCAACGTGTCCGTTCGCACCGGACAGCTGCCCGGAGACCCACCGCTGTTCTTCAGGGAGGCTCTGCCGGTCGACGGGGCTGGACGACAGATTTTGCCGAG GCTGCAAGTTGTCCTTCTGCACGGCCAGGCCTTCACATCCAAAACCTGGGAGGAACTCGGCACAATGGCCCTGCTGGCAACTCATGGATATCAGGCGCTGGCCATGGACCTGCCAG GGTATGGAAAGTCCCCGGACTCAGAGGCTCTAAAGACTGACCAGAATCGAGTCGACCTCCTTTCAAGGTTCATGGAGTCTTTGGGGGTCCGGGCAGCTGTGCTTTTGAGTCCCTCCAAGAGTGGACTTTACTCCATCCCCTTCTTCATGAAGAACAACGCTCAACTCCACGGCTTCATCCCCATAGCACCAGTTGGTACTCGAAGTTACACTCCGCAGCAGTACCAAAGTATTCAG ACTCCCACTCTGATTGTGTTTGGAGCCCTGGACACAAATCTGGGTGCCCAGTCCCACAAGAACCTCATACAACTACCAAATCACTTTGTGCTCAAGTTAGAGGGAGCTCGCCATGCCTGCTACATGGACAAACCCGGAGAATTTCACCAGGGATTGATCGACTTCCTCAGCAAACTGAAATGA
- the hyal2b gene encoding hyaluronidase-2, translated as MEAVVHSVSAAAGQLPWLLLTLFTFWTVLCSADLKQTRWPLYSQKPVVLVWNAPTQECAPRHRVTLSLDQFDIVASPNEGFVRQNLTIFYKERLGLYPYYKRDGTAVNGGLPQLASLTQHYEKMPGGVQKYIREPEAKGLAVIDWEEWRPLWIRNWDIKDIYRVKSCEMVAKKNPKWTPEQVARVAKQEFELSARKFMLETLKFAKNLRPNQLWGFYLFPDCYNHDYRMELKNYTGRCPSLEMARNDQLNWLWMECTAFFPSIYMDPALHSSNNGRLFVRNRVKEAMRLASVGNGLANPVFVYTRPTYMNQMTLLTEADLVSTIGESVALGAAGVIFWGDTSYASNDDSCSILNKYLQGLLGQYLLNVSTAAEHCSQVVCKSHGRCLRRLPDRDVYLHLSPSTHSITSQGGQLKVTGVPGQAELTLYRTHFQCQCYHGYRGEACAQKEKGQNRASSVLGTWPLCLLLPLGLLTLLH; from the exons ATGGAGGCTGTGGTTCACTCCGTCTCCGCCGCAGCTGGTCAGCTGCCCTGGTTGCTTCTGACTCTGTTTACGTTCTGGACAGTCCTGTGTTCAGCCGACTTAAAGCAGACAAGATGGCCATTATATTCCCAGAAGCCCGTTGTGCTCGTCTGGAACGCCCCAACGCAGGAGTGTGCTCCGCGACATCGCGTGACTCTATCTCTAGACCAGTTTGACATTGTGGCATCCCCAAATGAGGGCTTTGTTCGGCAGAATCTCACAATTTTCTACAAGGAGCGCCTCGGGTTGTATCCGTACTACAAGCGTGATGGCACAGCAGTGAACGGCGGCCTTCCGCAGCTCGCCAGCCTCACGCAGCACTATGAGAAAATGCCTGGAGGTGTGCAGAAATACATCCGAGAGCCAGAGGCAAAAGGCCTGGCTGTCATTGACTGGGAGGAGTGGCGCCCACTGTGGATCCGAAATTGGGATATTAAAGATATTTATCGCGTTAAATCCTGTGAAATGGTGGCCAAGAAGAATCCCAAGTGGACCCCAGAACAAGTGGCGCGAGTTGCAAAGCAGGAATTTGAGCTATCGGCTCGCAAGTTCATGCTCGAGACTCTGAAGTTCGCTAAGAATCTGAGGCCCAATCAGCTGTGGGGCTTCTACCTGTTTCCAGATTGTTACAACCATGACTACAGGATGGAACTGAAGAACTACACAGGCCGCTGCCCTTCGTTGGAGATGGCCCGCAATGATCAACTGAACTGGTTGTGGATGGAATGTACAGCTTTCTTCCCGTCTATATACATGGATCCTGCACTGCACTCTTCAAATAATGGGCGTCTGTTTGTCCGAAACCGGGTGAAAGAGGCAATGCGCCTGGCATCTGTTGGAAATGGATTAGCAAaccctgtttttgtttatacCCGACCCACCTACATGAATCAGATGACACTCCTAACTGAG GCAGATCTGGTTTCCACCATTGGCGAGAGTGTTGCACTTGGAGCTGCAGGTGTAATCTTCTGGGGGGACACCTCCTATGCAAGCAACGAT GACAGCTGTTCCATCCTAAATAAGTATCTCCAGGGACTGCTGGGCCAGTACCTGCTCAATGTGTCTACGGCAGCAGAGCACTGCAGCCAGGTGGTGTGTAAATCCCACGGCCGCTGTCTTCGCAGATTACCAGACAGGGATGTGTACCTACACCTCAGCCCCTCAACACACAGCATCACCAGTCAGGGTGGCCAGCTGAAGGTTACAGGAGTGCCTGGACAAGCCGAGCTTACACTCTACCGCACACACTTCCAGTGCCAGTGCTACCATGGGTACAGGGGTGAGGCTTGtgctcagaaagaaaaagggcagAATAGAGCCTCCTCTGTTTTAGGGACCTGGCCTCTTTGCCTCTTACTCCCACTAGGACTCCTCACTCTGCTACACTGA